Proteins co-encoded in one Capsicum annuum cultivar UCD-10X-F1 chromosome 9, UCD10Xv1.1, whole genome shotgun sequence genomic window:
- the LOC107842518 gene encoding NADH dehydrogenase [ubiquinone] 1 alpha subcomplex subunit 9, mitochondrial: MQAITRKLGQRSLKHHSPAISSFKSLYPLCDDHYYGYLTPRFASNLVTGGTGPLVRKGTGGRSSVSGIVATVFGATGFLGRYLVQQLAKMGSQVLVPFRGSEDSPRHLKLMGDLGQIVPMKYNPRDENSVKAVMAKANVVINLIGREYETRNYSFEEVNHHMAEQLAMIAKEHGGIMRFIQVSCLGASPASSSRMLRAKAAGEEAVTHELPEATIMRPAVMIGTEDRILNPWAFFAKKYGFLPLIGGGLTKIQPVFVADVAAAIVASLKDNGTSMGKVYELGGPDIYTMHDLAELMFDMIREWPRYVNVPLPIAKAVASPRDFLLNKLPAPMPVPTIFNLDAVKAFSTDNIVSKDALTFEDLGLAPHKVKGYPVEFLIQYRKGGPNYGSTVSEKVLPESYP, from the exons ATGCAGGCAATCACGAGAAAATTAGGGCAGCGATCTTTGAAACATCATTCGCCTGCGATTTCATCTTTCAAGTCCCTCTATCCCCTTTGTGATGATCACT acTATGGTTATCTTACTCCGCGCTTCGCATCTAACCTTGTCACCGGGGGTACGGGACCTCTAGTTCGCAAGGGAACTGGTGGAAGATCATCCGTTAG TGGAATAGTTGCTACAGTCTTTGGAGCTACTGGATTTCTCGGGCGTTATCTTGTGCAACAGCTTG CTAAAATGGGCAGTCAAGTGTTGGTTCCTTTTCGTGGATCTGAGGATTCTCCTCGTCATCTTAAGTTAATGGGTGACTTAGGACAG ATTGTTCCTATGAAATACAATCCCAGGGATGAAAATTCAGTCAAGGCAGTGATGGCAAAAGCTAATGTTGTGATCAATCTCATCG GAAGGGAATATGAGACAAGAAATTACAGCTTTGAGGAAGTCAATCACCATATGGCCGAACAGCTCGCAATG ATCGCCAAAGAGCACGGTGGTATCATGAGATTTATTCAAGTTTCTTGCTTGGGGGCATCTCCTGCATCCTCATCTAGAATGCTTAGAGCCAAAGCTGCAGGGGAAGAAGCTGTTACACACGAACTTCCTGAG GCAACCATAATGCGACCAGCAGTGATGATCGGGACAGAAGATAGAATTCTGAATCCATGGGCATTCTTCGCAAAGAAATATGGTTTTCTCCCTCTAATTGGAGGTGGTTTAACAAA AATTCAACCTGTATTTGTTGCTGATGTTGCTGCTGCAATTGTTGCTTCTTTGAAAGACAACGGCACCAGCATGGGAAAAGTTTATGAACTTGGTGGCCCTGATATTTACACTATGCATGATTTG GCAGAGCTCATGTTTGATATGATCCGTGAGTGGCCACGCTATGTGAATGTCCCTCTCCCTATTGCCAAG GCTGTTGCATCTCCTCGAGATTTTTTGCTTAACAAATTACCAGCTCCAATGCCTGTCCCTACGATATTTAATCTGGATGCGGTCAAAGCCTTTTCCACGGACAACATTGTGTCAAAAGATG CTCTGACTTTTGAAGATCTAGGGCTTGCCCCACACAAGGTGAAGGGATATCCAGTTGAATTTCTTATCCAATATCGTAAAGGCGGACCCAATTATGGATCAACAGTTAGTGAAAAAGTGTTGCCTGAATCTTATCCATGA